TCCATCTACTTGAAACCCCTTTCTAGCAATATAGATACAATTTTTACTGCACTTTCTAGAATCATAGGTAATCTCTAAAATCTCTTTATCTAGAGATCCTTTATAAGAAATAATATCTATTCCATCTATTAAATGTTTTAAATTCAAGATTTGCTCCTCCTTAGTGATAAAGGTTTACTATAAATCTATTTTACTATAAATTTATAAGGAAAGTAAGACCTATCTGTAATTGCTATAGACATTAGAAAAAATTATTAGCACTCTTTTTCATAGAGTGCTAATTTTTGGTTGACTATTTTATCTTAAAGTATTAAGATATTTTTATGAGAAAAAAGAGTACGAAAGCATTTCAAGGAGGGGACAAGATATGAGTAAAGAAGTAGGCAGTTTATCCATTCATAGTGAAAATATTTTTCCTATTATAAAAAAATGGTTGTATTCAGATCATGATATTTTTATTCGAGAATTGATATCCAATGGATGTGATGCTATTACTAAACTAAAGAGATTAGAAGGTATGGGGGAAATAGATTTAAAAGGAGAAAAGAACTTTTATGTTAAAGTGTTATTGGACAAGGAGAAAAAGACCCTCACCTTTTTAGACAATGGATTAGGAATGACCCAAGAAGAAGTAAAGAAATATATTAATCAAATTGCTTTTTCTGGTGCAGAAGACTTTATTAAAAAATATAAAGACAAAGGAGAACAAGATCAGATTATTGGGCATTTTGGATTAGGATTTTATTCTGCTTTTATGGTAGCAGATGTGGTAGAAATCAATACCCTTTCTTATCAAGAAGGAGCAGTTCCAGTTCATTGGCGTTGTGAAGGTGGAACAGAGTTTGAGATGGAAGAAGGAACTAAGTCCAGTAGGGGAACAGAGATTGTTCTTCACATAGGAGAAGAGGGAGAAGAATTTTTAGAAGAATATACATTACGTTCTGTCATTGAAAAATATTGTTCTTTTATGCCTTATCCAATTTATTTAGAAGATGTTCATAAAGAGCCAGAAAAAGATAAGGATGGAAATATTATTATAAAAGAGCCAGAAGCTCTCAATAATATTCAGCCCCTTTATTTAAAACGTCCTAATGAATGTACAGATGAAGAGTATAAGGAATTTTATCGAGAGACTTTTAAAGACTTCAAAGAACCTTTATTTTGGATCCATTTAAATATGGATTATCCTTTTAATTTAAAAGGAATTCTGTATTTTCCACGCTTTTCTCCTGTGGACATGACAGAAGGACAGATTAAACTTTATAATAGTCAGGTTTTTGTAGCAGATAATATCAAAGAGGTTATTCCTGAGTTTTTATTATTGCTCAAAGGAGTCATTGATTGTCCGGATTTGCCTTTAAATGTATCTAGAAGTTTTTTACAAAATGATGGGTTTGCAAAAAAAGTTTCTAATTATATTACCAAAAAGGTAGCTGATAAATTAAATGCACTTTATAAAAATGAAAGAGAAAATTATGAAAAATATTGGGAAGATATTGGACACTTTATTAAATATGGGATATTAAAAGATGATAAATTTTATGAAAGAATCAAAGATATTTTGATTTTTAAAACTACAGATTCTAAATATGTAACTTTAGAAGAGTATCTTGAACGTCAAAAAGATCAAGAAGAGAAAAATGTTTTCTATACAACAGATCAAACGCAGCAATCTCAATATATTCAAATGTTAAAAGATAATGGGATAGAGTCTTTAGTATTGACTCATCCTATGGATGCAGCTTTTATTTCCTTTTTAGAAATGAAAAATAATCATGTACATTTTAAACGAGTAGATTCCGATATTGCAGATTTATTAAAAGATAAGGAAGTTCAAGAAAACAAAGAAGAAGATAGGAAGATAAGAGAATCTTTAGAGAAGTTATTTAAAAAGATATCTGGGAAAAAAGATTTAAAGGTTCAACTGGAAAATTTGAAAGCAAAGATACCTGCTATGGTGGTATTGTCTGAAGACAATCGTCGAATGCAAGAACTGATGGAGCGATACCAGGCTTCGGGGATGGAAAATATGTCTATTCCTAGCGAAGAAACTTTAGTATTAAATAAAAAGCATTCTTTAGTCCAATATATGATTGCTCATGTGGAGGAAGAATCAGAGTTAATGAACCTTCTTCCAAAGCAGATTTATGATTTAGCAATGCTAAGTCATAAACAGCTTTCACCAGAAGAAATGACTGAGTTTATTCAACGAAGCAATGAGATATTAGAAAAAATGGTTTCTTAAATGAAAAAGTATTTACAAAAGTTAAAAAATGTGATATTCTATAATGCAATTAGATTATTAGAAATCTTATCTAGAATTAGGGGAGAGAGTTGGCTCAATGATCCTATACCAACCTACTGAAAAAGTAAGGTGGTCCAGCTAACAGCGATAAGAAGTAATTTCACCTGAAAAATTGCCTTCTTAACAAAAGCTGTTAAGAAGGTTTTTTTATAAAAAGTAAATAAATGCAGATTCTTATCCAGAGAGGTGGAGGGACTGGCCCTATGAAACCCAGCAACAGCTAAGAAGATTCTTAGAGATGTGCTAATTCCTGCAGCCATAGGCTGAAAGATAAGAAGAATACTTTAAAAATATATTTTTAAAGTCACTTCTTATCTAGAGAAGTGACTTTTTTATAATTTTAGGAGGGAGAAGGAAAATGAAAATAGGACTTTTAGGATTAGGAACTGTAGGAACTGGAGTTTTCGAAATAATCCAAAAAAGAAAAGAATATTTACAAAAACTTTATGGGCAATCTCTTGATATTGTTAAGATTTTAGTAAAAGATAAAAGCAAAAAAAGACAGATAGAAGGAGTACAAGATCTTCTTACAACGGATCCTTATGATATCTTGAAAGATCCAGAGATTGATCTAATTATAGAACTTATTGGAGGAGATCAAGAGGCCTATGAGTATATGAAATATGCTTTGCAAAATGGCAAACATGTGGTTACAGCAAATAAGGCGGTTGTTGCTCTACATATGAAAGAGTTCCTTGCCTTAGCTAGAAAGAATAAAAAAGCTTTTTTATTCGAAGCGAGTGTAGGAGGAGGGATTCCCCTGTTGAAGCCGTTAAGACAGTGCAGCCTACTAAATGATTTTTATGAGATAAAAGGGATTCTTAATGGAACTAGTAATTTTATTCTTACCAAGATGGCAGAAGAAGATTTAGACTTTCATGAAGCATTAAAACAAGCCCAACATTTAGGATATGCCGAGATAGATCCTACTGATGATATTAAAGGAGCTGATGTGGCAAGAAAGTTAGCAATTTTAGCTTCTTTAGCTTTCCATAAGGATATCACTCTAGAAAATATTATTTATAGGGGGATTAGACATATAGACAAAAAAGATATTTATTATTTAAAAGATCAGGGATATTCTGTAAAATATTTTGGAAAAGCCATTACTGATCGAGAAAAAGTCTCTGCTGTAGTAGAACCTGTTCTTTTTCAAAAGATTAGTCAATTTGAAAGGGTAAAGGACTCTTTTAATATGGTTTCGGTAAAAGGAGATCATTTAGAAGAATTGCGTTTTTATGGAGAAGGTGCTGGGAAAAATGCTTCTGCCAATGCTGTAGTATGTGATGTGATAGATATTTTGATAGAATCTTATCAAAGGGATTTCGTAGTATTAGAAGAACAAAAGCCTAGTACTAATGGACAATTGATAGAAGGAAAATATTTTATTCGAGTGAATTTAAAAGAATCTTCTCATTCCTGTCATATTTTCAATTTGGCTTATCAAAATGGAATTTCTATTAAAGAGATTTGTAAGCTGAGTTCTCAAAGAAGGATTTTAATTACAGAAAAAACAAATGTAGAAAGAATGCAATCATTTATTCAGAATCTTAAGAATTTACAAACATCTTTCTTTGCTGCTAGAATAGAAGAAGAATAAAATTATGTTGAAAACATAGAGGAGGATATTTTATATGAGTATAAAAAAGATATTTCAACAAAAGAAACCAGTAATTTCTTTTGAGATTTTTCCACCTAAAAAAGATGCAGATGTTGCCACTGTATATAAGAGTATCGATCAATTGGTTAGTTTAAAACCAGATTTTATCAGTGTTACTTATGGAGCAGCAGGATCTAAAGATAACAAAACTATTGAGATAGCATCTTTTATTAAAAATTATTACCAGATTGAGTCCCTTCCTCATATGACCTGTATTACAGCGGATAAAAATCGGATATCTGAAAATATTTATCAATTAAAGAAAAATCATATTGATAATGTATTGGCTTTAAGAGGAGATATTCCTAAAGATTTTATTGCTCAAAAGCATAATCCTTATCATCATGCGATAGATTTGATTCGGGAGTTTCGAAAAAAAGGAGATTTTTCTATTGGGGCAGCAGCGTATCCAGAAGGGCATATGGAATGTGAAAGTGAAGAGAAGGATTTACAATATTTAAGGGAGAAAGTAGATGCAGGAGTAGATTTTTTGATTACACAATTATTTTTTGATAATGATAGTTTTTATCGTTTTTTAGATCAAATGGAAAAAAAACAGATAGATTGCAAGGTTTCAGCAGGAATTATGCCTATTTTAAGTAAAAGTCAAATAGAAAAAATGATTTTTATGTGTGGAGCATCCCTTCCTGCCAAGGTAGTAAAACTTCTGACAAAGTATGAATATCAACCGGAAGAATTAAGAAAACATGCCATTGAGTATGCTGCTTGGCAGGTGGAAGATTTGCTTTCTCATGGGGCAGATGGAGTGCATATCTATACTATGAATCATCCAGAGGTTGCTAAGGGTATTTTAAATCGAATTAGATAATTTTAGCATTAAAAAAGAAGGAGTGTTTGAAGTATGTATTTGTCATATTGAAGATTGGAGGGGTTTATATTTTGTTTGTGTCATAATAAAGAGATATCAAAGTGGGGTGAAAGATTGAAAATTAGGAAAAGTGAAGTTCTTAGATATTTAGGATATAAGGGACAAAAATTGGATGAGAGGCTTGTAAAGCTTATAGAGGATTGTATAAAAGAAATTCAAAAAATTGCAAATCCCCATTACATTTATCAAGAATGTCGAATAGATTGGAGGCAAAAAAAAGGAATCGTTTTGGGAAAGGATCTTGTATTATCAGGAGAAGATATTAAACATCATTTAAAAGGATGTGACAAATGTTTTGTTTTAGCGGCTACGTTGGGGCCTGAGGTAGATCGTCAAATTAAAAATTATCAACTAGTAGATATGACACGAGCAGTGATTTTAGATACTTGTGCAAGTGAAGCGATTGAAGGGGTATGTGATGATGCACAAAGAGAAATAGAAAAAATCATGATGCAAAAAGGATATAATATTACTTCGAGATTTAGTCCAGGATATGGAGATCTTCCTATCCATCTTCAGCTTAAAATATTATCTTATATAAATGCTCCTTCTAAAATCGGACTTACTAGTACAAGAGATTCTTTATTAATTCCTAGAAAATCCGTTACTGCATTTATTGGATGTAGTAAAAAAGTTTTACAGAAGGAAGAAAAGAGTTGTAACAGTTGCAATGCTTATGAATTTTGTAAATTTAGAAAGGAGACTATAGATTGTGAATGCATTCAAGGAAATAGAGAATAAAATACTGATTTTTGATGGAGCTATGGGTACTATGTTACAACAAGAAGGATTAGGGGCAGGAGAATTACCAGAAGTATATAATATAGAACATCCAGAGATTATTCAAAAAATACATGAAAGCTATATAAAAGCAGGAGCTCAGATAATCACAACCAATACCTTTCAGGCCAGTGAATTAAAATTAGAGCATTGTTCTTATTCAGTAGAGCAAATCATTGAAGCAGCAGTAAAAATTGCCAGAAAGGCAAAAGCACCCTTTGTGGCTTTGGATATAGGTCCTTTGGGGAAAATGATGAAACCTTTGGGAGAACTTTCTTTTGAAGAAGCTTATCAATTTTTTAAGAGGCAAGTAGAGGCAGGGACTAAAGCAGGTGTAGATTTTATCTTGCTGGAAACTTTTTCAGATCTTTATGAAGCAAAGGCAGCCATATTGGCAGCTAAGGAAAATAGTAATCTTCCTATATTTTGCACCATGACTTTTCAACAAGATGGAAGAACCTTTTTAGGAACCAATCCCTTAACTGCTGTTTCAGTATTGCAAGGATTAGGAGTAGATGTTCTAGGGATGAATTGTTCTTTAGGTCCTGAAGAAATGATTTCATTTTTGCCAGATTTTTTAAGATATGCAAAAGTTCCTGTTATGGTACAATCTAATGCTGGGCTTCCCCAGATGGAAAAAGGGCAAACACTTTTTCCTGTTACTCCAAAGACTTTTGGACATTATGCAGAAAAAATGGCAAAACTAGGAGTACAGATATTAGGAGGGTGTTGTGGAACTACTCCAGAACATATTTATCAGATAAAACAAAGAATAGGAAATAGAACACCTATTTCTAGAAAAGTGGAAAGAATGACCTGTGCTTGTTCTTCTAATCAAACGGTAATTTTAGATGATAAAACTACTGTAATTGGAGAAAGAATTAATCCTACTGGAAAAAAGCGTCTAAAAGAGGCTTTACGGAATCATCAATTTGATATTTTGTTAAAGGAAGCAATTTATCAAGTTAATGCAGGAGCACAAATATTAGATGTTAATGTAGGATTACCAGAAATTGATGAGAAAGAGATCCTCCCTAAGATAACTTGTGATATACAGGAAGTAGTAGATGTTCCTTTGCAAATTGATAGTGCAGATATAAAGGCTCTAGAGGCTACTGTGAGGGTTTATAATGGAAAACCTATTATTAATTCTGTTAATGGAAAAGAAGAAAGTATGAAGGCTGTTTTTCCTATTGCAAAAAAATATGGAGCTGCTTTGATCTGTTTAACTTTAGATGAAAATGGGATTCCTAAAACAGCACAAGGAAGACTACAAATTGCTGAAAAAATGATGAAAAGGGCAATAGAATATGGAATCCCTAAGGAAGATCTTATAGTAGATTGTTTGGTTATGACTGCTTCTGCACAACAATCTATTGTAAAAGAAACTTTAAAAGCAGTTAATCTAGTAAAAACCAAACTAGGGGTAAAAACAACTCTAGGAATAAGTAATATCTCTTTTGGACTTCCTAATCGAGAATTGTTAAATCAAACTTTTTTAGCAGCTGCATTAGGTTCAGGTCTAGATGCTCCTATTTTAGACCCTCTTTCTCAACAAATGATGGATACTATTCATAGCTTTCGAGTACTTAATAATGAAGATCGAGAAGCTCAAAAGTATATTACAACTTATCAAACTCTTTCTAAAGAGGGGGAAAAAGAAAAGAATCATTCTAAAGACATACAAACTCTTATTGTTAATGGAATGAAAGTAGAAGTAGAGCGGGAAGTAGAGGAATTATTAAAGAAGAAGGATGGGGAGAAAATTATTCAAGAATTTTTTATTCCAGCTTTAGATAAAGTAGGGAAAAAATATGAGTTAGGAGAATTTTTCTTACCCCAACTATTGCGTTCTGCTGAAGCAGTAAAGCAGGGCTTAGATGTAATTAAGGCACGGTCCATAAAAGAAACCATAAAGGAAAGAGAAGGAAAGATATTATTAGCAACAGTAAAAGGAGATATTCATGATATTGGAAAAAATATTGCGAAAATGCTCCTTGAAAATTATGGATTTACCGTAATTGATATGGGAAAGGATGTAGAACCTAAGGCAATTGTTGAAAGAGTAAAAAAAGAAAAAATTGAGTTAGTAGGATTAAGTGCTCTTATGACGACCACAGTAAAAAATATGGAACGTACCATTCAGGCTCTAAAAAAAGAAGCTCCTTATTGCAAAGTGATGGTGGGAGGAGCTGTTTTAACTCTTGAATATGCTAAAATGGTAGGAGCAGACTATTATGCAGCCGATGGGCAAGCAGGAATTCGTATTGCAAAAGAAGTATTTACTCCATTAAATAGTAAAGTAAATTAAAAAAATTAAATATTATGAATATTCTTGACAACTTTTTTCATTAAGATATAATTAATAGAAAAGCCACTGGGGGATGAGATACATGGAAATAACAATTACTAAAACAACCAATCCAAAGAAAAAGCCAGATAAAAATAATCTTGTTTTTGGTACGGTCTTTACAGATCATATGTTTATAATGGATTATGAAGAAAAGAGAGGATGGTATAATCCCCGTATTGTACCTTACGGTCCATTACAATTGGAACCAGCTTGTATGGTTTTTCATTATGCTCAAGAAACTTTTGAAGGGTTAAAAGCTTATAAAACCAAAGAAGGAAAGATCCAGCTATTTCGAATCCAAGACAATATGAAACGATTAAATCAATCCAATGAACGTCTTTGTATTCCTAAAATTGATGTTGATTTAGCTGTAGAAGCAATTAAAACTTTGGTAAAAGTAGATCAAGATTGGATTCCAAAGATGGAGGGAACTTCTCTTTATATCAGACCTTTTGTGATTGGAACAGACAATAAAATAGGGGTAAGACCTTCTTCTACTTATAAATTTATGGTGATTCTCTCACCCGTAGGATCTTATTATAAAGAGGGAATTCGTCCAACTAAAATTTATGTAGAGGATAAATATGTTCGGGCAGTACCTGGTGGAGTTGGATATGCTAAAACTGGCGGAAATTATGCTGCTAGCTTAAAAGCACAAAAAGAAGCAAAAGAAAAGGGATATTCTGAAGTTTTATGGCTAGATGGGCAACAGAGGAAGTATGTAGAAGAAGTAGGCACTAGCAATGCTTTCTTTATTGTAGATGGAGTAGCTTATACCTCTCCTCTTCAGGGAAGTATTTTGGCTGGAATTACAAGAAATACGACCATTACTCTTTTAAAAGAAATGGGAATCCAAGTCCGGGAAGAAAGATTTACTGTAGATCAATTATTTCAATGGCATGAAGAAGGAAAACTAGAGGAAGCTTTTGCTACAGGGACAGCTGCAGTGATATCACCCATTGGACAATTAGGTTGGAAAGATAAAGTTGCTATAATCAATAATTTTGAAATTGGGAAAATATCTCAAAAGATTTATGATAGCATTACTGGAATTCAAAATGGTACTTTAGAAGATAAATACCATTGGATAACTCAGTTATCATAATTTAGTGCAATGCGAATTAACTAGACAACAGAGTAGGTTGCTAAAAAAGTCATAGATGGTGGATCCACCATCTATGACTTTTTTACAGAACATTTATTTGTTAATTTTATGATTCTTAGTATTTTTGATCTCTTTGTTTTAGATTTTTTAATGTTTCATCGCTATTTTTTAAAAAATCTGATAACATATTTTCAAAGGACTTTTGAGGTTTTTGGGGTTTTCGATATTTATCCGAAGGTTTGCTTCTTTTATTAGAAACAGGCTTGGTTAAAGCTTTTATAGAAAGTTCAATTTTCCCATCCTCTTTTATATTAAGAATTTTAACCTTTAATTTCTGATCTGCTTTAAGATACTCATTTATATCCTTTACAAAATCGTTAGATATTTCTGAAATATGACAAAGTCCTGTTTGCCCATTGGGTAATTCAATAAAAGCTCCATATTTTGTGATTTTCTTCACAGTACCTTCAATAACATCTCCATTTTTAAATGACATTAAAATAAAATTCCTCCTTAAAATAATGGTATTACTTTTATTATACGTTACTTTTTAAAGAATGTAAATGAAAGATATTTTTACTTTTATAACTCTAAGATTGAC
This genomic window from Garciella nitratireducens DSM 15102 contains:
- the htpG gene encoding molecular chaperone HtpG, which translates into the protein MSKEVGSLSIHSENIFPIIKKWLYSDHDIFIRELISNGCDAITKLKRLEGMGEIDLKGEKNFYVKVLLDKEKKTLTFLDNGLGMTQEEVKKYINQIAFSGAEDFIKKYKDKGEQDQIIGHFGLGFYSAFMVADVVEINTLSYQEGAVPVHWRCEGGTEFEMEEGTKSSRGTEIVLHIGEEGEEFLEEYTLRSVIEKYCSFMPYPIYLEDVHKEPEKDKDGNIIIKEPEALNNIQPLYLKRPNECTDEEYKEFYRETFKDFKEPLFWIHLNMDYPFNLKGILYFPRFSPVDMTEGQIKLYNSQVFVADNIKEVIPEFLLLLKGVIDCPDLPLNVSRSFLQNDGFAKKVSNYITKKVADKLNALYKNERENYEKYWEDIGHFIKYGILKDDKFYERIKDILIFKTTDSKYVTLEEYLERQKDQEEKNVFYTTDQTQQSQYIQMLKDNGIESLVLTHPMDAAFISFLEMKNNHVHFKRVDSDIADLLKDKEVQENKEEDRKIRESLEKLFKKISGKKDLKVQLENLKAKIPAMVVLSEDNRRMQELMERYQASGMENMSIPSEETLVLNKKHSLVQYMIAHVEEESELMNLLPKQIYDLAMLSHKQLSPEEMTEFIQRSNEILEKMVS
- a CDS encoding homoserine dehydrogenase — its product is MKIGLLGLGTVGTGVFEIIQKRKEYLQKLYGQSLDIVKILVKDKSKKRQIEGVQDLLTTDPYDILKDPEIDLIIELIGGDQEAYEYMKYALQNGKHVVTANKAVVALHMKEFLALARKNKKAFLFEASVGGGIPLLKPLRQCSLLNDFYEIKGILNGTSNFILTKMAEEDLDFHEALKQAQHLGYAEIDPTDDIKGADVARKLAILASLAFHKDITLENIIYRGIRHIDKKDIYYLKDQGYSVKYFGKAITDREKVSAVVEPVLFQKISQFERVKDSFNMVSVKGDHLEELRFYGEGAGKNASANAVVCDVIDILIESYQRDFVVLEEQKPSTNGQLIEGKYFIRVNLKESSHSCHIFNLAYQNGISIKEICKLSSQRRILITEKTNVERMQSFIQNLKNLQTSFFAARIEEE
- the metF gene encoding methylenetetrahydrofolate reductase [NAD(P)H] — encoded protein: MSIKKIFQQKKPVISFEIFPPKKDADVATVYKSIDQLVSLKPDFISVTYGAAGSKDNKTIEIASFIKNYYQIESLPHMTCITADKNRISENIYQLKKNHIDNVLALRGDIPKDFIAQKHNPYHHAIDLIREFRKKGDFSIGAAAYPEGHMECESEEKDLQYLREKVDAGVDFLITQLFFDNDSFYRFLDQMEKKQIDCKVSAGIMPILSKSQIEKMIFMCGASLPAKVVKLLTKYEYQPEELRKHAIEYAAWQVEDLLSHGADGVHIYTMNHPEVAKGILNRIR
- a CDS encoding methionine synthase, which produces MKIRKSEVLRYLGYKGQKLDERLVKLIEDCIKEIQKIANPHYIYQECRIDWRQKKGIVLGKDLVLSGEDIKHHLKGCDKCFVLAATLGPEVDRQIKNYQLVDMTRAVILDTCASEAIEGVCDDAQREIEKIMMQKGYNITSRFSPGYGDLPIHLQLKILSYINAPSKIGLTSTRDSLLIPRKSVTAFIGCSKKVLQKEEKSCNSCNAYEFCKFRKETIDCECIQGNRE
- a CDS encoding homocysteine S-methyltransferase family protein → MNAFKEIENKILIFDGAMGTMLQQEGLGAGELPEVYNIEHPEIIQKIHESYIKAGAQIITTNTFQASELKLEHCSYSVEQIIEAAVKIARKAKAPFVALDIGPLGKMMKPLGELSFEEAYQFFKRQVEAGTKAGVDFILLETFSDLYEAKAAILAAKENSNLPIFCTMTFQQDGRTFLGTNPLTAVSVLQGLGVDVLGMNCSLGPEEMISFLPDFLRYAKVPVMVQSNAGLPQMEKGQTLFPVTPKTFGHYAEKMAKLGVQILGGCCGTTPEHIYQIKQRIGNRTPISRKVERMTCACSSNQTVILDDKTTVIGERINPTGKKRLKEALRNHQFDILLKEAIYQVNAGAQILDVNVGLPEIDEKEILPKITCDIQEVVDVPLQIDSADIKALEATVRVYNGKPIINSVNGKEESMKAVFPIAKKYGAALICLTLDENGIPKTAQGRLQIAEKMMKRAIEYGIPKEDLIVDCLVMTASAQQSIVKETLKAVNLVKTKLGVKTTLGISNISFGLPNRELLNQTFLAAALGSGLDAPILDPLSQQMMDTIHSFRVLNNEDREAQKYITTYQTLSKEGEKEKNHSKDIQTLIVNGMKVEVEREVEELLKKKDGEKIIQEFFIPALDKVGKKYELGEFFLPQLLRSAEAVKQGLDVIKARSIKETIKEREGKILLATVKGDIHDIGKNIAKMLLENYGFTVIDMGKDVEPKAIVERVKKEKIELVGLSALMTTTVKNMERTIQALKKEAPYCKVMVGGAVLTLEYAKMVGADYYAADGQAGIRIAKEVFTPLNSKVN
- a CDS encoding branched-chain amino acid aminotransferase, which codes for MEITITKTTNPKKKPDKNNLVFGTVFTDHMFIMDYEEKRGWYNPRIVPYGPLQLEPACMVFHYAQETFEGLKAYKTKEGKIQLFRIQDNMKRLNQSNERLCIPKIDVDLAVEAIKTLVKVDQDWIPKMEGTSLYIRPFVIGTDNKIGVRPSSTYKFMVILSPVGSYYKEGIRPTKIYVEDKYVRAVPGGVGYAKTGGNYAASLKAQKEAKEKGYSEVLWLDGQQRKYVEEVGTSNAFFIVDGVAYTSPLQGSILAGITRNTTITLLKEMGIQVREERFTVDQLFQWHEEGKLEEAFATGTAAVISPIGQLGWKDKVAIINNFEIGKISQKIYDSITGIQNGTLEDKYHWITQLS
- a CDS encoding S1 RNA-binding domain-containing protein — encoded protein: MSFKNGDVIEGTVKKITKYGAFIELPNGQTGLCHISEISNDFVKDINEYLKADQKLKVKILNIKEDGKIELSIKALTKPVSNKRSKPSDKYRKPQKPQKSFENMLSDFLKNSDETLKNLKQRDQKY